Below is a window of Sporosarcina ureae DNA.
AATATTGTCTTAGGGACTATTGCAACTAGTTATTCTGGTGATGCAAAAGATACTACTGACTTAAAAGTATCTGGCGGAAACGTTAGAGGTACAGTTAATGCGGGAGCTCAAGGTACGATTGTTGTGAGTGTTAAGAAAACAGGACAGTCTACACCAGTTGGAACAAAAACTATCGAAGTAAACGTCCCAAAATAATCAAAATCTATTCTAACAAATCATTAAACTAGCAACATCAAGCCCTAATCCTTGGAGTTATTCAAGGATTAGGGCTTTTCTACGTTTAGTCAGTCACCTATCAAGGGTACAAGTAAAGTACAGATAATTAGGGAGGAGTGGGGCCATGAGTTGGTTAGAAGGTATTAATTTTACAACTTCGCTAGTAGTGCTCATCATATTAGCGATACCGATTAGCATTGGCATATTTCTATACTTTTTTGACCGTAGTCAAAAGCAACATGCGATTTTACGTAACTATCCGATTTTAGGTAGAGTGCGCTATATGTTTGAGAAGGCGGGTCCTGAGGTTAGACAGTATTTATTCAATGACGATAACAGCGGCAAACCCTTCAGCCGTGAAGAGTATTTACATATGGTGATGCCTGGAAAATATTTAAACAGTGTCATCGGTTTCGGTTCTAAACGGGATTTTCAGGAACCGGGTCATTATATTCGCAATGCGATGTTTACGAAACAAAATGAAGAGATGCGTGTCGATAATGATAATCTATTGAGTACGATGCGCTATGAAGTCGACACAGATAATTTATTCTCGCGTAAAGAACATCGCGAAGAAGTAACAACATTGCCTTGGCTATTACCTGAAGAAGATGCGATTGTACTAGGACCGAATTGTGAGCATCCATTTGTTGTGCGTAGCTTGCTTGGGCAGTCTGCCATGAGTTATGGAGCACTTGGCGATCATGCAATTACTGCACTGTCTAAAGGGATTGGTATGGCAAAAGGTGCATGGATGAATACAGGGGAGGGCGGAGTATCTGATCATCACTTAGTTGGTGGAGCGGATATCGTTGCGCAGATTGGTTCAGGTTTGTTCGGATTCCGGACGGAAGATGGACAGTTCGATATTGAAAAAGTAAAAGAGAAAGCCAGAATACCACAAATTAAAGCATTCGAAATCAAGTTGGCACAGGGAGCAAAAATGCGTGGAGGACATGTTGAAGGGGAGAAGGTGACGGAAGAGATTGCGGCTATACGAGGTGTAAAACCGTTTACTTCTATTAATAGTCCGAACCGCTTTAAACAGTTTCACGACTATCCGACGTTATTTTCTTTCATTGAGGATATTCGTCATGCGGGTGGTAAGCCTGTTGGTATTAAAGTCGTCATTGGTGGTAAGCAGGATGCGGAAGAATTAGCATCATATATGGCTGAAACCGGTATGGGTCCTGATTTTATCTCACTTGATGGAGCGGAAGGTGGATCAGGAGCAACTTATCAAGATTTAGCAGACAGTGTGGGCTTACCACTTCGTTCGTCTCTCATTCTACTGGATGATGCATTGCGTAAGTTTGAAGTGCGTGATCATGTAAAAATTATTGCTTCAGGTAAAATCATCACACCTGATAAAGCGGCCATCGCATTGGCTTTAGGGGCAGACTTAATACAAGTAGCACGTGGTTTCATGATTTCAGTAGGCTGTATCATGGCGGAACGATGTCATACGAATACATGCCCAGCTGGTGTTGCGACGACAGACAAAAGTTTACAGCGCGCTCTTGTTGTCGAAGAGAAGAAGTTCCGTGTGACGAACTACATTTTAACGATGAGAGAAGGATTATTTCGTGTAGCCGCGGCTGCTGGTCTAGATTCACCTACTAAATTCGAACGTCATCATGTGATTTATAAAGATGAGCGTGGCAAAATCCACTCTATCGAATAAAAAAACGACCTGATGAATTCTCATCGGGTCGTTTTGCTTATTATATTCTTCTGAAACTATTGAATTTAGATTTCCAGTATGGATTGTTCAAGTTGACAACTTCGGATTTCTTCCCGCCAGCATGAACAAATTTATTGTTACCAACATAAATACCTACATGCGAAATGCCTTTGCGGTATGTGTTATGGAAGAATACTAGATCTCCAGGTCTTGGTGATTTGATTTTTGAAGATTGTTTGAATTGCCCAGTTGTCGTTCTAGAAATAGACTTACCATTTTTCTTGAATGAATACTGAATGAATCCACTGCAGTCGAATCCTCTAGTTGTAGTGCCGCCGAAACGGTATGGAATTCCACGTAAGTTCATTGCGGTTTTTACAACACCAGAACCTCCACCTTTAGTAGGGGAAGCTGCTGCTACTGCTTTTCCTGTAGATCTTTTCAACAGTGAACTAGACACATATCCTTTTTTACCGTTAATTTTCACCTTGTACCATAATTGCTTACCGACATATTTTTGATGTGTTAGTTGAACGCGAGTACCTTTTCTTAAAGTGAATACTCTTCTATGTTTTGTTCCTGCATCTGCACGAACGTTTGAATTATGTACCGTTATGTATGTACCACTCTTTGCTGTTGCTTTACTAGCGGCATCGGCTGTTCCGCCTGTAAACCCCATAATCATGACTGACGCCATCAAAATTGAACACAAAAGCTTTTTCATGAATGACTCTCCTCCAGAATAATGTTTGTCGCTTTCTAGCTGCAAGTAATATCTTACACGACAGTTGAAGAGTGAAACATTACGTTCATATTAAGAAGGCATTACAGAAAGGAAGTTTTGTAAAGGATTTGTAACAAAGCAAATAGCCCCCTTATATTTAAAGGAGGCTTGTCTTGAATATAATTAGTCTCTAGGAAATTCAGAAGGATCTTTTTCTGTAATTTGTTCGACACGTACTGCATCGTCCACTTCTGAAGTAAGATCATTCGTCTGAATAATAGGGTCTTGATTGTTTACAGACTGGACCTCTGGATGAGCGGCATTTTGCAAAGGCTCATACCCTCCGTAAGAAGGTTCAGAATTAATGTTTTCAATAAATGGATCTGCTGTTCTATTATGATTGTTAACAGGTTTAGTCGCACTAGGGGGTATTCCGTCTGTATTAAAAAGCTCATTTTTTGAATATACGCTGAATGCCCAGCCTTCATCCACATACAGCATCATGCCGCCATGCTGAACTTCTTCGTAGTAGCGGTCTACTTGAATCGTATCCATACCTATACCGTACATCATTTGTTTAATATGATTTTCACCGGTTAGGAAGTCCATAAAGCGGTCAGTCCACGTGTCGTATGCGGAGTACACATCCGCGCCTGTTCTACTGCGCAGCATGGATACATCGTTTTCATTTTTAGCGATAACATAAATGTTATCATCTAGATAACCTGTTTCTTTAAGTTCCTTGATCTTGTCTAGAAGGTCAGCATCGTTATAATATACACCAACAAATGTTTTGCTAATTAGTTCATCCATTGTATAGCCTCCTTCTTTATAGTTGCTATACATTACATACCCGTTTGGCGTTCTTCAAAAACATAGCAGACTTCGAGAGTGTATTGAAGTGCAGAATAGTAATATGTTTTACATTAAAAAAGTCGATCAAGAGTTAGATTCTCTTGATCGACTTTTGTATTATTCTATACGTACTTTCTGCTGTCCAATCTCTTTCCCAGAGCTATCATATGCTATAAACGTTGCATCTGAACTTAATTGGAAGTCCTCTATTTCATACTGTTTTTTATTCAGCATATAAATCCCTTGTCTTCTATGTGTAAGTTCATAATCTAAGTTTCCGTCTTTTGAAGAGAATCGAACGATTACTTTGTTGATTGGGCCGCATGCAGTCAATAGTTCCGTTGACATACGGATGTCACTGGCTGTCAGTTTGACTGATGGAGATTGGAAAATGGACGCGCTGAGTGAACATGTTTCGATTGGTGTCCCACAATTAATTTCTTGTAAAATGGACTGATAGACAAGAGGTAGTTCGATACTATCTTTTATGAAGAAGTATTGACCACCTGTGTCACGAGCTATTTGCTCCAATAGCTCGGTGTCTAAGTTTTTTCCTAGGCCAATTGTGTAAATTTTGATGCCAAGTTCTTTCGCTCTTTCCACTTCTTTCAATATCGGTATTTTAGATGATTTGCCATCAGTTAAAAGAATAAGCGTTTTTGGCTGGGACAGTGTGAATTTACTGAAAGCGACTTTTAAACCATTTGCAATACTTGTACCGCCACTTTGTTTTACTCCAGGTGCCAAAGAGTCAATAACAGGTTTTGGTGCACCTTTGGCTAAAAACATACCGCTAGTGGTGAAGTGTGTAGCGATATTCATGTCTGCTTGTAAAGCTGTAATGAATTCCTCTGTTTTGGAAACACGCAAACGATCAGGATCATTCAGTTCCATACTACCTGAGGAATCTATTAGAAAACCGATTTCAGGTTTTTCATTCGTACACGTCATATCTGTAGTTAACGGAGGTGCATAAGAAACAGGTTCACTAAAGCTCTTTCCTAATATCGACAGCATCGCACTATCGGTAACTGAAGTATTTGCTATCGCTGTCGCAAAAATTTCATTCCGCATTAGAGTGGTCGGTGTTATGAAGGATGTATTCGCAACTCCATTACTGAACCTTATGAAAGAATTCTCAAAAGGCAAGCTGTATAGGGAATCCAACTTTAAATAACCATTAAAGTCTGTAATGCGTGCTCCGCCTGGTCGTGCAAGTATGGCAGTAATATAGGTAATCCCATTATTGAAACTCTTTCCCTCTTCAACTTTCAACTGAATTTCTGCTCTAGGTACATACGTAATGTTTGCTGAAGCTGTAGAAAGTGGGCAAGTTCCTACTTTACTTACAGGCGTAACAGTAATCGTATCCACTTTTTCAGAAGTTGTACGGGGGGCGATTACTTTTATCGTTACTTCAGGACCGTCTGAAATTGCATGTGGATACCAAGAGTTCGCAGCAGCGACTACAGCAGAAGCCGATGCCACTACAGTTTCTGCTTCTGCAAATTCACGGTCGGGATCTTCTGGATCCTGTGGCTTAAGTTCCGGTTTAGGCACAGGGTCAGGTGTTGGCGGAATTATTGGCTTATCTGACTGTTGAATAGGTGCATGCACTTCAATCCTTGCACCTTCTTTGGAAGTTACTTCGAATTCAAGTTCTTGTTCATAAGGAATCAGTTCGCCGTTACAATCACGGAATGTAAACGTAATGAACGTTTCATCTATGCCATTCGCAGTCAAAGTTGGTTTATCTATATCAACTGTTACGGTTCCTTGTGGTTTCCCCGTAGGATTGCCTGGAAGGGAAGGTTGATTAGGACGCTCGAATTCTATTTCATCTTCCTCCACGAACTTTAGAGGTTTTGCATATTGTGCATTGTCTTTACCGTTTGCTTTAGATGTGAGACCTTGCATATGCCGCCCTTGATCTTTGAACATGTTGTGCATGATATCGACGGCCTCAGCACGTGTTAGATTTCTCTTTGGTGCAAAGTCTTGGTAATCATTCTTACCTGTTAATCCATTGGCTAGATCATGTGTGTAAAGATAATACACTGCTTCTTGTGCAAACAAGTCTTTACCTTGATACGCAGCGAATATCTTCGCCGCATACGCTCGTTGTAAAGCGGAGTTTCTAGCAGTACCACTGTTTAATCCACGTAAGGGCAAGTGGTGTTTAGCCAAGTAACGATAATTCCCCATCGATTTATGTTCACCTTTTCTTGAAAGGAACGAATTGGGGGAGTTGAGGTCAAAGCGTACGAGCATCGTTACGAGTTGTGCTTCTGTAATAGCTTGTTCCGGCTTGAACGTCCCATTTGGATAACCGGATGTTAAACCGATTTCTGATGCCCATTCAATAGCATCCTTAGCCCAGTAGCGATCATTTACATCTGTAAAAGAAGTCTTAGCAGATGCTTGTTGCGGTAAAAGGGCAAATAGAACGAGCAGTAGACCCCATATATACGGATTGCGTGCTTTCAATAGAGTGGTCCTCCTTTCTTATTGGAAAAAGATTTCATCTCGAT
It encodes the following:
- a CDS encoding FMN-binding glutamate synthase family protein, with product MSWLEGINFTTSLVVLIILAIPISIGIFLYFFDRSQKQHAILRNYPILGRVRYMFEKAGPEVRQYLFNDDNSGKPFSREEYLHMVMPGKYLNSVIGFGSKRDFQEPGHYIRNAMFTKQNEEMRVDNDNLLSTMRYEVDTDNLFSRKEHREEVTTLPWLLPEEDAIVLGPNCEHPFVVRSLLGQSAMSYGALGDHAITALSKGIGMAKGAWMNTGEGGVSDHHLVGGADIVAQIGSGLFGFRTEDGQFDIEKVKEKARIPQIKAFEIKLAQGAKMRGGHVEGEKVTEEIAAIRGVKPFTSINSPNRFKQFHDYPTLFSFIEDIRHAGGKPVGIKVVIGGKQDAEELASYMAETGMGPDFISLDGAEGGSGATYQDLADSVGLPLRSSLILLDDALRKFEVRDHVKIIASGKIITPDKAAIALALGADLIQVARGFMISVGCIMAERCHTNTCPAGVATTDKSLQRALVVEEKKFRVTNYILTMREGLFRVAAAAGLDSPTKFERHHVIYKDERGKIHSIE
- a CDS encoding C40 family peptidase, which translates into the protein MKKLLCSILMASVMIMGFTGGTADAASKATAKSGTYITVHNSNVRADAGTKHRRVFTLRKGTRVQLTHQKYVGKQLWYKVKINGKKGYVSSSLLKRSTGKAVAAASPTKGGGSGVVKTAMNLRGIPYRFGGTTTRGFDCSGFIQYSFKKNGKSISRTTTGQFKQSSKIKSPRPGDLVFFHNTYRKGISHVGIYVGNNKFVHAGGKKSEVVNLNNPYWKSKFNSFRRI
- a CDS encoding general stress protein, translated to MDELISKTFVGVYYNDADLLDKIKELKETGYLDDNIYVIAKNENDVSMLRSRTGADVYSAYDTWTDRFMDFLTGENHIKQMMYGIGMDTIQVDRYYEEVQHGGMMLYVDEGWAFSVYSKNELFNTDGIPPSATKPVNNHNRTADPFIENINSEPSYGGYEPLQNAAHPEVQSVNNQDPIIQTNDLTSEVDDAVRVEQITEKDPSEFPRD
- a CDS encoding S-layer homology domain-containing protein codes for the protein MKARNPYIWGLLLVLFALLPQQASAKTSFTDVNDRYWAKDAIEWASEIGLTSGYPNGTFKPEQAITEAQLVTMLVRFDLNSPNSFLSRKGEHKSMGNYRYLAKHHLPLRGLNSGTARNSALQRAYAAKIFAAYQGKDLFAQEAVYYLYTHDLANGLTGKNDYQDFAPKRNLTRAEAVDIMHNMFKDQGRHMQGLTSKANGKDNAQYAKPLKFVEEDEIEFERPNQPSLPGNPTGKPQGTVTVDIDKPTLTANGIDETFITFTFRDCNGELIPYEQELEFEVTSKEGARIEVHAPIQQSDKPIIPPTPDPVPKPELKPQDPEDPDREFAEAETVVASASAVVAAANSWYPHAISDGPEVTIKVIAPRTTSEKVDTITVTPVSKVGTCPLSTASANITYVPRAEIQLKVEEGKSFNNGITYITAILARPGGARITDFNGYLKLDSLYSLPFENSFIRFSNGVANTSFITPTTLMRNEIFATAIANTSVTDSAMLSILGKSFSEPVSYAPPLTTDMTCTNEKPEIGFLIDSSGSMELNDPDRLRVSKTEEFITALQADMNIATHFTTSGMFLAKGAPKPVIDSLAPGVKQSGGTSIANGLKVAFSKFTLSQPKTLILLTDGKSSKIPILKEVERAKELGIKIYTIGLGKNLDTELLEQIARDTGGQYFFIKDSIELPLVYQSILQEINCGTPIETCSLSASIFQSPSVKLTASDIRMSTELLTACGPINKVIVRFSSKDGNLDYELTHRRQGIYMLNKKQYEIEDFQLSSDATFIAYDSSGKEIGQQKVRIE